The following nucleotide sequence is from Drosophila simulans strain w501 chromosome 3L, Prin_Dsim_3.1, whole genome shotgun sequence.
gcttTACGATATTTGACTTTAAACAGTTTTATTCCATTAATTTGTCACTGTTGGGTACAACAATGCACAtcaattctttatatttatttattaaattttgaattcaaTATTGTCTTCGGTATTTGTACGACGTTGTACGATATTCATGCCGACTTGCGGCTGGTCACACTGTGCTAAACAAAGTACGAAACGTGATTTTTCGTTTCAGTAATTTTTTGAAGTAAATAAGCAGCCTTGTCCAAATAAAATGGAGATGATGGTATGTTGtggctaaaataaattacCCGATCCTAATTAATGGACTTGTTAGCACGGAGCGTCGCTGCTGTCGCGGCCAGCGGAGGAATTTGGCAACGACACCCTGGTGGAGGAAATGTGGGCCGCAAAAGCTCTGGAACACGCCGAGGTGCACTTCAATGTGAGTACACTTTGGAAGATGTTAAGGAATGGTAGTTGATACTGCTTCATCGGATTCCCGGCAGCTCATCACCAGCGTCCATCCCTCCCAGCTGAAGCTCACACCCTACGACGACCAGATATACGCCACTTTCCGGCAGGATTTTCCCGATCTTCACGTTGGCCGGCTTACCGATGACATCCTCAAATCCGCCACGGAGAAGCTCAAGTGGCGCCAGTTCGCCGAGAAGTTTAACAAGTTGGACGATTACTCGTATGGCACCCTGATGCGCGCCGATGCCAGCAGGGAATTCTCCCCGGACAACTCCATCTTCGTGTTTCGCGTCCAGTTTCTGGCCATTGAGATTGCCCGGAATCGGGAGGGACTCAACGACGAGGTTTACGAGAAGCACAAGCCCGCCAGAAAGGTCCCCGAGGTGGAACAGTAATCCCTCGCCCTCGCTTAGATTAAGTTGTACAGACTGGATGCATATTTAGATGCAGTTCGTCTATCTACTTTAGTAAacaatcaaattatttttatacaaataataaaaatatgacgATCGCCTTAAAATTGTTTCCTACACGTTGCTATTTCTTGACTTTGTAAACTGCTTTCTGCCATTCTGTGCTCGATTTGATCAGTCTTGAGAATACCAATGAGATCCACATCTTGAATAAAGACTAGATCAACATTTGATTAAAGCTGTGTTGTATTAATCTAATGTATACATTTCGAAGATCTGACGATAACATTAAAAATCGGTTTAAAAACGTATTATCTTTTATTGGGAAATCGATTCCATTTAATCTGTGAACAACAATAAACCCATGGTTTTATGTTAGAATATTGTCTCCTAAagtttatattgtatatattaaatatatattttatgggaTTTGCCTAGTTGCTACGTGTATTGCCCGCACTTGGTCCATCTTCAGTCTTGCTTTTGGGCGGTCTAGCGAATCTGCTTGCCCCCTGTTCTCTTCAACTCCGCCTACAGTCCACTTGTGTTGCTGGTCATCAGTATGAACGGAATAAGAGCATCCATCTGCATCTGCCCCACCAAGTTGGCGAAGAACAGCTCCTCCATGGCCTCTGCGTCCAGGCTGCTCAGCGGAAGGAGCCGAGCCACCAGAACATTAAAGCGCTCCTCGCCGCCCCCGATGCCACCCTGCCTTCTCAAACTTGACAGAGCGTAGAGTTGGACTCTGCGGACGTAGCCTCGCAACGACCGCTCCTTGCGCTGCTGCAAGAGCGTTGGATTGAAGAGCAAGATCAGACGCAGCAAGCCAAACTCCATATCAGTAACCTCCAGTGACTGGAGCTCCTGAACAAAGTCGTGCAGGGTCCTGGTGAGATTGGCCATCTTGGAGATCTTCAGCGGTTCGATCTTATCGATGTCCGCTAGCTGACGAGTGCTTTGAATAAACTGCCCGATAATGGTGGGCACCGAAAGCTGACCCTGACACTGCGCCAAAGCTATAGCCATTAATGCTGGCCAAACTCCTCTCAGGAGTTTCACCTGGGTATGGGCTTCCAATTGTTCGAAAACTGGAACCTTTCGAAGGGTATGGATGGTGAGAAAGATGATTCGCGAGCCCGTCTCACACACATAATGGATATTTAAATACGAGTGGACCAAAGTAGGCGGTTGCACATGAAAGGCACAATGCACATCAGTGAGAAGATCCTGTTCAAAGACCGCCTCATTGATAGCAAAATCGCTCCCGCCGCTTCGGTTGCCACCGCACTCAAAGTCTAGTTCCATGTGGTCCAGTTCCGCGTCTACGGCATCCTCGGTGCCACTGTCCTCCGCCTCTGAATCGCACTCGGGCTTCACACTCAGATTACCACTTCGCTCCAGTTGGTTTTGGATGGGCTGCAGGATCTGCAGTCCCTTGTGGATGACCCGCATGTCCAGTGAACTCTGAATAAGCCCCATTGTCGAGGTGGTGGGCAGAGCGGTGGGTGCTTCCCCGGCATTAAAGTTCAGGTGCTGcgagttgttgttgctggcgctgTTGGCGAGCAACTGTAGGCACAGCGTGCTGCTGTTGTCCATTGAGTCGTCCTCGTCATCCTCGGGATCTGCCT
It contains:
- the LOC6739006 gene encoding nuclear hormone receptor HR78 isoform X1, translated to MDGVKVETFIKSEENRAMPLIGGGSASGGTPLPGSGVGMGAGASATLSVELCLVCGDRASGRHYGAISCEGCKGFFKRSIRKQLGYQCRGAMNCEVTKHHRNRCQFCRLQKCLASGMRSDSVQHERKPIVDRKEGIIAAAGGSSTSGGGNGSSTYLSGKSGYQQGRGKGHSVKAESAATPPVHSAPATAFNLNENIFPMGLNFAELTQTLMFATQQQQQQQQQQQQQQSGSYSPDIPKADPEDDEDDSMDNSSTLCLQLLANSASNNNSQHLNFNAGEAPTALPTTSTMGLIQSSLDMRVIHKGLQILQPIQNQLERSGNLSVKPECDSEAEDSGTEDAVDAELDHMELDFECGGNRSGGSDFAINEAVFEQDLLTDVHCAFHVQPPTLVHSYLNIHYVCETGSRIIFLTIHTLRKVPVFEQLEAHTQVKLLRGVWPALMAIALAQCQGQLSVPTIIGQFIQSTRQLADIDKIEPLKISKMANLTRTLHDFVQELQSLEVTDMEFGLLRLILLFNPTLLQQRKERSLRGYVRRVQLYALSSLRRQGGIGGGEERFNVLVARLLPLSSLDAEAMEELFFANLVGQMQMDALIPFILMTSNTSGL
- the LOC6739005 gene encoding protein PBDC1, which produces MEMMHGASLLSRPAEEFGNDTLVEEMWAAKALEHAEVHFNLITSVHPSQLKLTPYDDQIYATFRQDFPDLHVGRLTDDILKSATEKLKWRQFAEKFNKLDDYSYGTLMRADASREFSPDNSIFVFRVQFLAIEIARNREGLNDEVYEKHKPARKVPEVEQ
- the LOC6739006 gene encoding nuclear hormone receptor HR78 isoform X2; the protein is MDGVKVETFIKSEENRAMPLIGGGSASGGTPLPGSGVGMGAGASATLSVELCLVCGDRASGRHYGAISCEGCKGFFKRSIRKQLGYQCRGAMNCEVTKHHRNRCQFCRLQKCLASGMRTVQHERKPIVDRKEGIIAAAGGSSTSGGGNGSSTYLSGKSGYQQGRGKGHSVKAESAATPPVHSAPATAFNLNENIFPMGLNFAELTQTLMFATQQQQQQQQQQQQQQSGSYSPDIPKADPEDDEDDSMDNSSTLCLQLLANSASNNNSQHLNFNAGEAPTALPTTSTMGLIQSSLDMRVIHKGLQILQPIQNQLERSGNLSVKPECDSEAEDSGTEDAVDAELDHMELDFECGGNRSGGSDFAINEAVFEQDLLTDVHCAFHVQPPTLVHSYLNIHYVCETGSRIIFLTIHTLRKVPVFEQLEAHTQVKLLRGVWPALMAIALAQCQGQLSVPTIIGQFIQSTRQLADIDKIEPLKISKMANLTRTLHDFVQELQSLEVTDMEFGLLRLILLFNPTLLQQRKERSLRGYVRRVQLYALSSLRRQGGIGGGEERFNVLVARLLPLSSLDAEAMEELFFANLVGQMQMDALIPFILMTSNTSGL